Proteins co-encoded in one Anolis carolinensis isolate JA03-04 unplaced genomic scaffold, rAnoCar3.1.pri scaffold_9, whole genome shotgun sequence genomic window:
- the LOC100557177 gene encoding transcription elongation factor A protein 2-like, whose protein sequence is MWHLFFSFFSPNNNSFSASSPLPKTPTTPKITTFPPVPITCDTVRSKCREMLTSSLQTDNDYVAIGADCEEMAAQIEEFIYQDVKNTDLKYKNRVRSHISNLKDSKNPDLRKNVLCGVITPEEIAVMTSEEMASNELKEIWKAMTKEAIREHQMAKTGGTQTDLFTCRKCRKKNCTYTQVQTRSSDEPMTTFVVCNECGNHWKDFGWCF, encoded by the coding sequence ATGTGgcatctttttttctccttcttctcccctaataataattctttctccGCTTCTTCTCCCCTGCCAAAGACTCCCACCACTCCCAAAATCACCACCTTTCCACCAGTGCCTATCACATGTGACACTGTACGTAGCAAATGTAGAGAAATGTTGACGTCTTCCCTACAAACAGACAATGACTATGTTGCCATCGGTGCTGACTGTGAAGAGATGGCAGCTCAAATTGAAGAATTTATATACCAAGATGTCAAGAACACAGACCTGAAGTACAAAAACCGTGTTAGGAGTCACATCTCTAATCTGAAAGATTCTAAGAATCCTGACCTCCGAAAGAATGTCTTATGCGGGGTGATCACTCCAGAAGAAATTGCAGTGATGACTTCAGAGGAAATGGCCAGCAATGAGCTGAAGGAGATCTGGAAAGCCATGACCAAGGAGGCTATTAGGGAACATCAAATGGCTAAAACAGGAGGAACCCAGACTGACCTCTTCACCTGCAGAAAGTGTAGGAAGAAGAATTGTACCTACACCCAAGTACAAACCCGCAGTTCAGACGAGCCAATGACCACTTTTGTTGTGTGTAATGAATGTGGGAACCACTGGAAGGATTTTGGCTGGTGTTTCTAA